CTTGTACATCCATCGCCACAGCCCCGCCGATCCGGGCAGGTGCAGCACCGGCATGATCGGCCAAAGTAGGGGCAACCGTCGGCTGAGATAACGGACCGCGTCGCTGCCGCCATGCCGTTTCCCCTGACTGTCGACAACAAACATCTCCTGCATCAGGTCGTCGTGCGACAGATCGGGATAGCGCTCGGCAACTCGTTCGTCGTGCAGGGAGATGAACGCCAAGCGGTTTCGCCGATCCAGCCAGTTCAACCGCTCCACCCCGCCGCGGCAAAAATTGCAGTGGCCATCGAAGATGACGACATCGGCATCGGGTCGCGAATCGGGATCGGCGAGATCGGGCGACTTAAACACAGGAAAAACTCAGTAAAAACGAGGGCGTGACGGCATTCAAACCGCAAATTCGAGGCTGCTTGTAACATACCATACGCCGGTTATTCACAGCCCGGTTGTGCAGGGGGCTCCCTTGCGGTCATAAAGGTACGAGATTCATGCCTTTATTTTATGTGAAACAACTCTGATGGCGACTGTGGACGCAACCAACACGAAGGAATTGGACAAATCGAACGCGCGGGTGCGGGAGATGTTTCGCCAGATTGCGCCCCGCTACGATCTGATGAACCATCTGCTGTCGTTGAACATCGACAAGCGTTGGCGCAACCAGACGGTGAGCCGGCTGCGGATCGAAGGAAATACGCCGATTTTGGATGTCTGCACCGGAACGGGAGACCTGGCGTTGGCGATCAGCCGCCGCGCCGGATCGGACACGCCCGTCGTCGGTTCCGATTTCTGCCACGCGATGCTGGCGATTGGCGATCAGAAACGCCAACAACAGCCCGAGGCAAACGTCAATTTTTTGGAAGCCGACGCGCAGCATCTCCCCTTCGACGACAACCAGTTCCAAGTTGTCACGGTCGCTTTCGGGTTGCGGAATGTCGCCGATACGGATCGCGGTCTGCAGGAGATGGTTCGTGTTTGCCGTCCGGGAGGACAAGTTGTTGTGCTGGAGTTCTCGCAGCCAACCGCGCCGGGACTGAAACAGGCCTATCAGTTTTATTTCAAACATGCGTTGCCGCGGATCGGCCAGATGCTGGCTCGCAACGATAAGAGTGCCTACCAATACCTGCCCGAATCGGTCGGCAGCTTCCCCTGTGGCCAAGCGTTGGCTGATCGGATGAAGCAAAACGGGCTGCACGATGTGAAGTTCACTCCGCTGACGTTTGGCGTTGCCACGATCTACGAGGGGATCAAATGACGCGTCCCTTGGTGGTTGCGATTACCGGTGGCAGCGGAGCGGTCTACGCGGTTCGGTTGCTGCAAGTATTGCTGGCCGGCGGACGCGAGGTCTTTCTGATGCTCAGCCGCAGCGGTGCCGATGTGATCCGGCAAGAATTGAACCTTGAATTAAATCTCTCGGCCGCCGGCTTCGATGCCGAGCCGTTGGTGACGTATCGATCGCCGTGGAGCGAATCGGTTCCCGAGTTGCCCGACGACTGGCGCGAGCGTTTGACGTACGCCGCGATCGACGATTATTTTTCGCCCATCGCCAGCGGGTCGTTCTTAACCGACGGGATGGTCGTTTGTCCTTGCAGTGGCAGCACGTTGAGCAGCATCGCTCGGGCGGCGAGCAGTAATCTGGTCCATCGCGCGGCCGAGGTGCATCTGAAAGAACGCCGATCGTTGGTCCTTGTGACGCGAGAGACTCCGCTGTCGGTGATCGCACTGGAGAACATGACGCTGGCCGCAAAAGCGGGGGCGACGCTGTTGCCCGCAATGCCGGGTTGGTACCACGGCGTGCGTGGCCTGGACGATCTCGTCGACTTTATCGTCGCCCGGATCCTGGACCAATTGGGAGTCGAAAACCACTTGATGCAACGTTGGGGTGAAGCATGAGCGACACCATGGTGCAGCCGAGCAAGCTGCGCATGATGCTGGAGATGATTCGCTTCAGCCACACGATCTTCGCGCTGCCGTTCGCCGCTTTGGCGACGGTGATGGCGATCAAGTTGCCGCTGCCGGATGGGACCGCCGCACGCGTCCGCCCACTCGATTTGGTCGCGATCTTGATCTGCATGGTCGCCGCCCGCAGCGTTGCGATGGCATTCAACCGCTTGGCTGATCAAGCGATCGATGCGGGGAACCCGCGAACCGCCGGGCGGCATCTGCCGGCGGGCCTGCTGGGCCGGCATGAGGTGACGATTTTTGCGATCCTCTGCGCCGTCGGCTTCCTTGTCGGCTGTGCATTATTCCTGCCCAATTGGCTGCCGCTGGCGGCGTCGATTCCGGTGCTGATGTTCCTGTGCGGCTACAGCTTGGCAAAACGATTTACAGCTGCGGCCCATCTGTGGCTGGGCGTAGCGCTCAGCCTGGCGCCGATCTGCGTTTGGGCGGCACTCCGCGGTTCGGCGGTCCTGGCCGATCCGAGCGACCTGCTGCCGGCAGTGATTCTGGCCGCCGCGGTAGCGCTGTGGGTGACGGGGTTCGACATTATTTATGCCTGCCAAGATGAAGCCTTTGATCGCAGCGAGGGGCTGCAGAGCGTGCCCGCTCGATTTGGTGCCAAGGGAGCGTTTCGGATCGCCGCCGCTTGCCATGCCGGTATGGTTTTGGTGTTGTTGGTGCTGCCAAGCGTCGCGCCCGCGCTAGGGCTTGGCTGGATCTATTACGCCGCGATCGGAAGCATCGCCGCGCTGCTGATTTACGAACACTGTTTGGTCCGTCCCGACGACCTGGACCGAATCAACCAAGCCTTCTTCCAAGTCAACTCGATCGTCAGCGTAGGCCTATTAGTCGCCGCGGGGATCGATTGCTGGATGGGATGAGGGAAGGAAGAGGGCCGAAGGATTGGCCTTACCGTGGGACATGAACTGGCGGGCGAACCGCGTTTGCTTCAGGTTCACGCAATTGCGAAGTCGAAGTACAATCCTCGCTGGCCTGTGATTGCCGTCGATGGAATCGGTGCTCAACACGAACGAGCCGCCATCGCACGGTCGCAAGTCAATAACATTCAAAGTTAACCCCAACACAAATCAGATGATTGCAACGGAAATCAACGCCCGGCTTCGAACGATCCGCGACAAGGTTGAATCGCAAGAGCGATTGACGATGGATGATGGATTGTTCTTGTATCAACCCGACGTGCCACTGCATGAAGTCGGCGAATTGGCCGATCTGGTTCGCCAGCGGATGAACGGGAACGTTGCGTATTACAACATCAACACGCATCTGAATCCGACCAATGTCTGCGTCTACCGCTGCCGTTTCTGTGCCTTCCGCGCCGATCTCCGCGATCCCAAAGGCTACGCGATGGATGATGAACAAGTCATCGCTCGCGGGCAGGAAGCTACCGACAACGGCTGCACCGAAATGCACATCGTCGGCGGGCTGCACCACCAGCGTCCCTACGAATGGTATCGCGGCGTGTTGTCGACGTTGTCAGAGAATTTCCCCAAGTTGCACCTGAAAGCTTGGACGCCCGTCGAAATCAATTGGTTTGAGTTTCAGACGAAGAACTCGACCGAATGGGTTATGAACGACATGCGCGAAGCGGGGCTGGGCAGCTTGCCCGGCGGCGGCGCCGAGATTTTCCACCCCGAGGTTCGCGATGAAATCTGCGAACACAAAGCGAACACGCACGCTTGGTTCCACACCCACCGGACCGCTCATCAACTGGGCATTCGATCGAACTGCACGATGTTGTATGGACACATCGAAAAAGCGTATCACCGTGTCGACCATCTGTTGCGACTGCGGGAACTGCAGGATGAAACCGGTGGATTCCAGGTCTTCATCCCGCTGGCCTTCCACCCAGAAAACACCAAGCTGAGCCATTTGAAGAAGCCTTCGGCATTGGACGATCTGCGGAACGTTGCTGTCAGCCGATTGCTGTTGGACAACATCCAGCACATCAAGGCGTACTGGATCATGTTGGGAATCGGGACCGCTCAAACCGCTCTCTCCTACGGCGCCGACGACATCGACGGCACCGTACGACATGAGTTGATTTATCACGATGCGGGCGCAACCACTCCCGAATTCCTGAGCGTCGACCGAATCCGAGAACTGATCATCGAAGCGGGCCGCGTGCCGGTGGAACGCAACACGATCTATCAAGAAGTGATCCGCGACCCAAACGATTTCTCGAACTGGTCGATCGGCGAAACGCTACCCGTGTCGTAGACGATCGCAATTGCTTGGCATAGTAGAAGACGCCCGCGAACCGCCGTCGTTGCGCGGCGTTGAAGAGATTCAACGAGCGCGGTTTTCTTCGATTGCCTTGGTCAATTCGGCGACGATCCGCATGAGTTCGTCGATTGGTAGCTTGGACAATGCGTCGCGCTGCGATGTCTCGCGGCCTAGAACGGCTTGGAATGCTTGGATTTTCCCAATCAGCTCACCTTGTTCCCGACCACGTTCGATTCCTTTCTCAATTCCTTGTTCGATCCCTTCTTGGAGCCATTGTTCGGCAATCGTTGGCATCAGTGAGGTTCCTTGTTGCTGAAGGGTTTTAGCGACCACTGCGCTTAGGTCTTCCCGGGTGACTCGGTCGGTTCCGTTGATCAAGTACCGCAAGACAACTTCCAAGCTCTCCAACGCTGTCGCTGGCGGTAGCAGTTGCCGGTAC
Above is a genomic segment from Rosistilla ulvae containing:
- a CDS encoding UbiX family flavin prenyltransferase, which encodes MTRPLVVAITGGSGAVYAVRLLQVLLAGGREVFLMLSRSGADVIRQELNLELNLSAAGFDAEPLVTYRSPWSESVPELPDDWRERLTYAAIDDYFSPIASGSFLTDGMVVCPCSGSTLSSIARAASSNLVHRAAEVHLKERRSLVLVTRETPLSVIALENMTLAAKAGATLLPAMPGWYHGVRGLDDLVDFIVARILDQLGVENHLMQRWGEA
- a CDS encoding UbiA-like polyprenyltransferase, encoding MSDTMVQPSKLRMMLEMIRFSHTIFALPFAALATVMAIKLPLPDGTAARVRPLDLVAILICMVAARSVAMAFNRLADQAIDAGNPRTAGRHLPAGLLGRHEVTIFAILCAVGFLVGCALFLPNWLPLAASIPVLMFLCGYSLAKRFTAAAHLWLGVALSLAPICVWAALRGSAVLADPSDLLPAVILAAAVALWVTGFDIIYACQDEAFDRSEGLQSVPARFGAKGAFRIAAACHAGMVLVLLVLPSVAPALGLGWIYYAAIGSIAALLIYEHCLVRPDDLDRINQAFFQVNSIVSVGLLVAAGIDCWMG
- the mqnE gene encoding aminofutalosine synthase MqnE encodes the protein MIATEINARLRTIRDKVESQERLTMDDGLFLYQPDVPLHEVGELADLVRQRMNGNVAYYNINTHLNPTNVCVYRCRFCAFRADLRDPKGYAMDDEQVIARGQEATDNGCTEMHIVGGLHHQRPYEWYRGVLSTLSENFPKLHLKAWTPVEINWFEFQTKNSTEWVMNDMREAGLGSLPGGGAEIFHPEVRDEICEHKANTHAWFHTHRTAHQLGIRSNCTMLYGHIEKAYHRVDHLLRLRELQDETGGFQVFIPLAFHPENTKLSHLKKPSALDDLRNVAVSRLLLDNIQHIKAYWIMLGIGTAQTALSYGADDIDGTVRHELIYHDAGATTPEFLSVDRIRELIIEAGRVPVERNTIYQEVIRDPNDFSNWSIGETLPVS
- the ubiE gene encoding bifunctional demethylmenaquinone methyltransferase/2-methoxy-6-polyprenyl-1,4-benzoquinol methylase UbiE, which gives rise to MATVDATNTKELDKSNARVREMFRQIAPRYDLMNHLLSLNIDKRWRNQTVSRLRIEGNTPILDVCTGTGDLALAISRRAGSDTPVVGSDFCHAMLAIGDQKRQQQPEANVNFLEADAQHLPFDDNQFQVVTVAFGLRNVADTDRGLQEMVRVCRPGGQVVVLEFSQPTAPGLKQAYQFYFKHALPRIGQMLARNDKSAYQYLPESVGSFPCGQALADRMKQNGLHDVKFTPLTFGVATIYEGIK
- a CDS encoding thiol-disulfide oxidoreductase DCC family protein — protein: MFKSPDLADPDSRPDADVVIFDGHCNFCRGGVERLNWLDRRNRLAFISLHDERVAERYPDLSHDDLMQEMFVVDSQGKRHGGSDAVRYLSRRLPLLWPIMPVLHLPGSAGLWRWMYKQVAKRRYRLAGKNCDSGSCKIHLNS